Proteins from one Sabethes cyaneus chromosome 2, idSabCyanKW18_F2, whole genome shotgun sequence genomic window:
- the LOC128733718 gene encoding vang-like protein 1, translating to METESIKSEPSSKTTRRSRGHNGGNNSSTLGSHRDRTRHSHRNNHLRNKRPDMAPFQTSVNIGDDSRDGQEVIEVQILPQDETWGENTTAITGNTSEQSISMEDVSYWQMSDDTGIGFACQRYLERILSVLLCTVAFLSPLVMAILPKLGFFPSAFDNLELTQNDRLQLLACNAECKGLMVSLAARMLLLSIGLWAVFVRKPVAIMPRIFFFRATVLLLVLISTFAYWLFYIVQVTEGTKAIVSGSTAVDYKTLVSYATNFTDTLLFIHYVAVILLEIRHLQPIYHIKVIRSPDGESHNYSIGQLSIQRTAVWVLQRYYTEFTIYNPYLERLPVSKSQRKALSSFKYYEVDGATPAQQQSQSRAVLAAHARRRDSSHNERFYEEHEYDRRVKKRRARLVTAAEEAFTHIKRLQTDQPQPQAPVIPLDPQEAAQAIFPSMARALQKYLRITRQQPRHTIESILKHLAHCLKNDMSPRAFLEPYLVEAPVLQNDKERRTNHNWALICDELLSRPISDGTTFQLIQNDVSLTISINKVPHFTISEEVVDPKSNKFILKLNSETSV from the coding sequence ATGGAAACCGAATCGATCAAGTCGGAACCGAGCAGCAAAACTACGAGGCGTTCAAGAGGACATAACGGTGGCAATAATAGTAGCACACTGGGATCACATAGAGACCGCACAAGGCATTCGCATAGGAATAATCATTTAAGGAACAAACGACCAGATATGGCACCGTTTCAAACTAGTGTTAACATCGGCGACGACAGTCGCGACGGTCAGGAGGTAATAGAAGTTCAAATTCTGCCGCAAGATGAAACGTGGGGCGAAAACACCACGGCTATCACCGGTAACACATCGGAGCAGAGCATTTCCATGGAGGATGTGAGTTATTGGCAAATGTCCGATGATACGGGCATTGGATTCGCCTGTCAGCGGTACCTGGAAAGGATATTGTCCGTACTGTTGTGTACAGTAGCATTTCTAAGTCCACTAGTTATGGCAATTTTACCAAAGTTGGGATTTTTTCCATCCGCTTTTGACAATCTGGAATTAACGCAAAACGATCGTCTACAGCTGCTGGCATGCAACGCGGAGTGTAAAGGTTTGATGGTATCGCTGGCCGCTAGGATGTTGTTGCTCTCGATCGGGCTGTGGGCTGTTTTCGTTAGAAAACCAGTCGCCATTATGCCTAGAATATTTTTCTTTCGAGCAACGGTGTTGCTGCTGGTGTTAATATCGACATTCGCCTATTGGCTGTTCTACATTGTTCAAGTGACTGAAGGCACCAAAGCCATTGTCTCAGGATCGACCGCTGTGGACTACAAGACTTTGGTTTCATATGCTACGAACTTCACCGATACGCTTTTGTTTATCCATTACGTGGCAGTTATTCTGCTAGAAATACGACACCTGCAACCAATTTATCATATCAAGGTGATACGAAGTCCTGACGGAGAGTCTCACAACTATAGCATAGGTCAGCTCAGTATCCAACGAACAGCGGTGTGGGTCCTTCAGCGCTATTACACGGAATTTACCATCTACAATCCGTACTTGGAACGATTACCGGTATCAAAATCgcagcgaaaagctttatcTTCGTTCAAATATTATGAAGTTGACGGCGCCACACCGGCTCAGCAGCAGAGCCAATCAAGAGCGGTTCTGGCAGCTCATGCCCGGCGGCGTGATTCCTCCCACAACGAGCGTTTCTACGAAGAGCACGAGTATGACCGCCGTGTTAAAAAGCGGAGGGCTCGTCTGGTGACGGCCGCCGAAGAGGCTTTCACACATATCAAGCGCCTTCAAACCGATCAACCACAACCTCAGGCTCCGGTCATTCCGCTGGATCCACAAGAAGCAGCACAGGCAATCTTCCCGTCGATGGCCCGTGCCTTGCAGAAATATCTCCGTATCACACGTCAACAGCCTCGACACACCATAGAATCTATACTGAAACATCTGGCCCACTGCCTGAAAAACGACATGTCTCCGAGAGCGTTCCTAGAACCTTACCTCGTAGAGGCACCCGTACTGCAGAACGACAAAGAGCGACGAACGAATCACAACTGGGCCCTGATATGCGACGAGCTTCTGTCGCGCCCCATTTCCGACGGAACCACGTTCCAGCTGATCCAGAACGATGTGTCGCTGACGATTTCGATCAACAAAGTTCCACATTTCACAATCAGCGAAGAGGTAGTCGATCCAAAGTCCAACAAATTCATCCTAAAGCTAAACTCGGAAACCAGTGTGTGA
- the LOC128735374 gene encoding uncharacterized protein LOC128735374 yields the protein MDCNIDLNFFWITLEEAYGAINSHNKNILRIQNLCSQSLGRLTRENIWIIEEDMRGMAEHSGDKIQAYVTCSLCDESKSRQSKISLSMDATGSWHIFAFKRHCETFHIHLPRASKGKRHATTANVTDKDSPVKRFVPESSASATTAILDAARC from the exons atggaTTGCAACATAGATTTG AACTTTTTTTGGATCACCTTAGAGGAGGCGTATGGGGCCATTAATAGCCATAATAAGAATATCCTGCGCATCCAAAATCTATGCAGTCAGTCGCTTGGAAGACTGACCAGAGAAAATATTTGGATCATCGAGGAGGATATGCGCGGTATGGCCGA ACATTCAGGCGACAAAATCCAGGCTTATGTAACGTGTTCTCTTTGTGATGAGAGCAAGAGTAGGCAATCAAAAATATCACTTAGCATGGATGCAACAGGAAGCTGGCATATATTTGCATTCAAGCGACACTGTGAAACATTTCACATCCATCTGCCGCGTGCATCGAAAGGGAAACGTCATGCAACAACAGCTAATGTTACTGATAAAGACAGTCCAGTGAAACGATTTGTCCCGGAATCATCGGCTAGTGCCACAACTGCTATATTAGATGCTGCCAgatgttga